The region TGTCGTTATTAATGCCTGCAGGCCAACTTTCATAAGGGTCCCCGTGACTTTCAGGTAGAGGTATCGAATCCAACTCAAGCCCCAGCTGTGTAAATAATAATTGTGGTGAAAGCTCTTCCTCCATATAACCGACCATATAGAGCATCTGCTTATTGATATAAAGAAACTTCTCCAAAGAAAAAACAACCACTCCATCGGTTATGGTTGAGAGAATGGCATTGGTCTGATCCTGGTGCTGTTTGATTTCATCGAGTAACTTTTCATAATCCTTATTTTGCCTTTGATATTTGAGGTTTAAGTGCCGTATAATACGATTCTGGTTTTCGAGTCGCTCTTTGCTAATCTTTTCGTCGGATATATCCCGCAAAATCACCTGAATATACTCTTCATTATTTACAGCAATTTTATTGAGGCTGACATCGGCATAAAATCGTGTACCATCGCCTCTGACATGTTGCCACTCAAAACGCACAGCCTCTCCATCTAAAGTACTATTTATTAATCCAATTGCTTTCTCATCCGAAGGTGAACCATCAGATTGGTATTTAGGTGACAAAATAAAAGGTTCTTTCCCTATAATTTCTTCCCTTGCCCGACCAAATATTTGCTCTGCCATGCGGTTGCAGTCAATAAAAACATATTTTTGCATAGTCAGCATAGCAAAACCTGCAGTCTCCTTTAAGAGCTGGTACTTTATAGCATCATGCTTAAGCGACTCTAACTGCCTTCGCAGTTGCTTTAATTCATTATCCAAAACTTTTTTGTCTATAATCCGTTAAAATAAAACGAAATTTAACGAAAATATAACTCAATCCATATAAACAATTCGTAATAATTAAATCTTATGAATTGCAAGGTATAAACCAACAAAACCAATCCAATCCATTATTTCTCCTAATTTTTTCTATTTTAGCATCCAAAAATAAATACTATGCAGACGATTATTGACTTGTTTGAAAATAGTGTAGAAAAATATGCTGACAACCCATTTATGTGGGAAAAACGGCAAGGAAAATACGAGCCTACATCTTACAAGGAAACATTAGCTCAGGTAGAAGTTTTGGCCAACGGGCTTTTATCCATTGGAGTTAAACCCAATGACCATATTGCTCTCCTAAGTGAAGGCCGAAACCATTGGATAGTAAGCGAATTGGGTATTCTTTATACCGGAGCTGTTAATATTCCCCTTTCCATAAAACTGGAAGCCAATGAAGTACTATTCAGAATCAATCATTCAGAATCTCGCTTTTTGGTTGTTTCAAATCAACAATCGGTCAAAATAGATAAAATCAAAAAAGATTTTTCGCATATTGAAAAAATCATTTATCTGGATGAAAAAAACCTCAATACGACTGAAGCCATTTCGCTTGATGAACTATTAAAATCAGGCAAAAAATTCAAAGAAGCGCACAGTAATGAGCTACAAAACAGGAAAAAAGAGATAAAAGGAGATCATTGGGCAAACATTACTTACACCTCAGGAACAACTTCTGATCCTAAGGGTATTATCCTGACTCACAGGAATTATACAGCAAATGTTGACCAGGCTTATAGTTTAATGGATATACCCGAGAGCTATAAAACCCTGTTAATTTTACCGCTTGACCACTGCTTTGCGCATGTAGCGGGCATCTACAGTTTCATGGGGAAAGGGGCATCACTAGCAATGGTTGAGTCTGGCAAGAACCCGTTGCAAACCCTGAAGAATATCCCGGTCAATATTAAAGAGATAAAACCTGACCTTCTCCTAAGCGTGCCGGCTCTTGCTAAAAATTTCAAAAAGAATATTGATGCAGGTATAAAAGCAAAAGGCAAAACCATGTGGAATTTATATCAGTTTGCTTTAAAAAATGCCTATAGCTACAACAAAGAAGGTTTCAATAAAGGAGCAAATGGATCAGCATGGCGCAAGCCGCTTGTAAAGCTTTTCGATAAGATTTTATTCGAAAAGGTACGGGCGTTTTTTGGCGGTCAGCTGAAATTCTTCATTGGAGGCGGAGCCCTTCTTGACATTGAGTTACAGCGATACTTCTACGCCATTGGAATCCCCATGATGCAGGGATATGGATTGTCTGAAGCAACCCCAATTATCAGCTCAAATGCACTTCATAAGCACAAATTGGGTAGTAGTGGTTTTTTAGTCAATAACCTTGAGCTAAAAATTTGCGACGACGAAGGCAGGGAAGTGCCGGGAGGTGAAAAAGGCGAAATAGTTGTGAAAGGTGAAAATGTGATGTATGGTTACTGGAAAAACGATAATGCAACCACGGATACTATAAGAAATGGCTGGCTGCACACCGGAGATATGGGATATATCGATAAAGATAATTTCCTGTATGTACTGGGCAGATTCAAAAGTTTGCTAATTAGTAATGATGGTGAAAAATACAGTCCTGAAGCAATAGAAGAAGCTCTGACTGAAAAAACAATTTACATTGACCAGGTCGTGCTTCACAACAATCAGAATCCATATACAATTGGACTGATCTATCCGAATTACGAAGCCATTAAAAGCGCATTACGCAATGACAACCTTTCAATAAACCATGAAAAAGGGAAAAAACAAGCCCTGCAACTAATCCAGTCTGAAATTAACCACTTTAGAAAAGGTGGACGTTTCGAAGGTGAGTTCCCTGAAAGATGGCTTCCATCTGCCATAGCAGTTCTTGAAGAAGGGTTTAATGAGCAAAATAAGATGATGAACAGCACAATGAAAATTGTACGAGGTAAAGTAACCGATTATTATCGCGAACGTATTGATTACCTTTACAATAAAAACGGGAAAGATATCACAAATGAAATTAATATGAAGGCACTGGAAAAAATCAGCCAGAATTAATGAATAGATTTAAATATACAAAGCGCTAGCAAGATGTTAGCGCTTTTTTTTATGCCTCATCGAAAAATTCATTTTTAAAATTAACGAGGTATAGTTTATTCTGAGCCCTGGTAAAAGCGGTATATAACCACCTCAAATAATCTACACCCAACATATCTTCTGTAAAATAACCGGGATCGACAAAAACAGTATCCCACTGGCCTCCCTGCGATTTATGGCAGGTAAAAGCATAGGCATATTTCACCTGTAATGCATTATAATAAGGATCTTCACGTATAGCTTCGAATCTTTTCTTTTTTGATTTAATTTGCGAATATTCACCTTCTATTGAGTAAAACAGATCTTTATTTTGCTGTCCGTTTAAATTAGGGGCCTCACTAATCAATGCATCCAGTATGATTTTGACGTCAATTTCAGTATCTGTATAATCTTCTGGCATAATGGTTACATCGGCAAAACGAAAACCATACTTTTCCTCATACTTTTTTATTGCTATGATTTTGATAAAATCGCCATTGGCAATAAAATCAGTATTATCGAAATCGCGGGCCCAATAGTAATTGTTTTTTACTACCATAAGCCTGTCATCAGGTGTAAGTTCGCTTTCATACCATAAAACCTGATTTCGTATTCCCTGATTGTACATATTTGCCTGTTTATTTGACCGGGTTACAACAGCTACATTATGTAACCCTTTCTTTTGATAGGCGTCTTGCAAAACCTCGACAAAATCATTACCCGAAAGACGTTCAATGTCAGGCAATCCATCTATCTTAAAACGGGGTATCTCATATTTTTTCTCGGCCAATTGCGTTCTTATTCGAGTCGCATTAAGTAAAATTCCGGACTCTCTGGTTTGCCTGATCACTTCACGCAGAGTACAAACGCGTACATCTTTACCAAATTCACTAATTACGGTTTCGCGCAAGGCCGGGCTAAGTGTTAATCCAACTGGTGGCAGCTGCGCTACATCTCCTACGAGAATAAGTTGACAAGCCTCACCAGAATAAACATACCGGAGCAAATCAGCCAAAAGATTACCAGACCCAAACATATTCTCCGAATTAGCTTGGTCTCCTATCATACTGGCCTCATCGACAATGAAAATGGTATGCTTATGCAAATTGCGATCTACCGAAAAAGGTGAATTAAATTCTTTACCTGATTGTTGCCTGTAAATTTTTTTATGAATAGTCGAGGCCTGTTTTTTAGCATAAAAAGAAAAAACCTTGGCAGCACGACCAGTAGGTGCCAGCAATACAGAACGCTTCTTATATTTATCCAAAACGCGCACCAATGCGCCAATCAAAGAAGTTTTACCTGTTCCGGCATACCCCCTTATCATCAACACACGCTCCCGGAGGTCATTCTTATCATAATCAACTAAAAATGTAGAGGTTACACTAGAAGCCTGTAGTTGATCATTGGTTGGTTCAAAACCTAGTTCTTTGATTATAAGGGAAGAAAGTTGACGTTCGATCATTATGGATAAGTTTGTATATTGCCGAATAAAAGAAATAAATGAGCTGCAAAAATGGTGAATTTAAAATAATTTATAAATTTGCAGACAAGATTAAAGTAAAATCAATAAACAAATTTTAGTCCAATGAGAAAGGTTCTGCAATTTGCATTAGCTATCGCAGCCATAGTGCTGGCTTACTTACTATATGACAGCATCATGAAGCCGATCCGCTTCGAGAAAGAGCGGACAAAACGTTATGAAGCGGTTATCGAAAACCTGAAAGACATTAGAAAAGCTCAGGTAGCTTACAAAGACGTTTACAACAGATATACTGCTGGTTTTGACACATTAGTAGATTTTGTAAAACATGATTCACTTCCACTGGTAAAAGCGATTGGAAATATACCTGAAGAGTATATCGATTCGCTTAAAAGTCGCTCAAAAGCTGAAAAACTTGCACTTAAGCAAGGTATAATCAGTCGTGACACCATAAAAATCAGTGTTAAGGATTCATTGTTTGGTAAAAACTATAATGTCGACAAACTGCCAATTATCCCTTACACTGAAGACAAAAAGTTTGAGTTGGCTACAGGAGAAGTAACTGCATCTGGATTACCTGTAAAAGTATTTGAAGCAAAAGCTCCGAGTGAGGTAATACTGCATGGAATGAACAAGCGCCTTATTGCGGCCTATAACGATGGTAAAGATTATAAAGGCCTCAAAGTAGGTTCACTCTCTGAGGCAAATAACAATGCTGGTAACTGGGAGTAGCGCCAATGAATTATACCGTTTCGACGATCGAGAAAATCGACGAAAGATTCGACTTTAATAATACGTCAAAATATATAAAATCCATTCAGCTCAGCCTGAATGGATTTTCTTATATTGCTACCAACCCTGAGGAAAGTACGCATCTTGCCCTGCGACATTATGATTTCGGTACAGAGATACCCATAAAACGGTTACTCGATATTGTTGCTGACCTTTTTAAAAATGAAGATATCTTGGCAGGTTACCACAATCATATCAACCTTTCTTATGTAAGCAGGCCATGGGCAATGGTGCCTGAAATGTTGTTCAGCAAAAACAGCATTAACAACCTTTTAGACATCAACTACAAAGCAGATGAATTTTCAGATGCTGCATACTGTAAAATACCGGGTTCAAACATAATTATAGCTTCACGTATTCCGACCAAGCTTGTAAATTTACTTGATGATAAATCATCAAAACTCAATATTATTCCACATCAAGCTGCATTTTTATACAACGGGTTGCAAACCCTAAAGCACAACAACAATGAGCGTGCTTTTTTCATGGCCGTTCACGATCAGTTTTTTGAACTTGCCTATTTCAAAGAGAATGAAATAAAATTTTATAACAATTTCCCTTACAACCAGTATGCAGATGTACTCTATTACACTTTGGCTGCTATGGAAAAACTGGAAGTAAACCCGGCCCATTCAAGCCTTTTTCTTCAGGGTAATGATTTGGTTAAAGAGATTATACCTAACGAAATTAAGAAACACATCAAGAATGTGTATTTGGATAACCAATTATACAAAGAACAATACACTTATCATTTCGACCAGCTCCCCATGTATAAATACAAACTTTTAACAGGAATATACAGATGCGGATCATAAGCGGAACACATAAAGGAAAACAAATTAAACTACCCCCCAACCTAAAGGCACGACCAACTACAGATCAGGCCAGAGAAGGGTTGTTTAACATATTAAGTAACAGATTCGACTTTGATAAAATAAAAATAGCCGACCTTTTTGGTGGAACCGGTGCTATTTCATTCGAGTTCGCATCTCGTGGAGTAAAGGAAATTTTTTGTATTGAAATCGCCCCTGCACATTTCAGATTCATCAACAAAAACACAAAAGAACTTGGTTTTGGAGCAATAAAAACATTCAGAACCAATGCTTTTAATGCAATCCAAAAATTACCAAAAAAACATTTTGATTTAATATTTGCCGACCCACCATTTGACCTGCCCAATAAGTCTAAAATCATAGAAGATGTAATGGAGGCTAGCGTTTTAAATAACGGAATTCTGATTTTAGAACACAGCGACAAAGAAAATTTCAATCAAAGCACTTACTTCATAGAGCAGCGGAATTACGGCAAAGTATGTTTCTCGTTTTTTAAAGATATCAGTCAATAGTACTTTGACCACACCATTTGAGCAAAATGTATTTATGGGATTGCTTAAACGAAAAAGAAAAAGGATATTTACCATTGCATTATCTCATTATATACATGATGTTTATTCGGCCTTTTTCGCCCCGGTTTTACCCCTGTTGATTGAAAAATTAGGTCTTTCCTACACAAGTGTGGGTATATTGCAGGTATTGCAGAGAAGCCCTTCATTCCTGATGCCTTTCATAGGAATTTTGGCAGAGCGAGTTGCACTAAGGTATTTTGTAATATGGAGTCCTGCCATTTCAGCCATAACTATGAGCATGTTAGGTGTAGTTCCAAATATTTGGTTGCTTGTATTGATATTAGTAATCATGGGGAGCAGTTCTGCACTCTATCATGTTCCGGCTCCGGTTATGCTCAAACAAATCACAACGTATCGAATTGGTTTTGCTACAAGCATGTACATGGTTGCAGGAGAACTGGCCCGCACCAGTGGCCCCATGATTATACTCGGCACCATCAGCTTAGTCAGTTTTGGGAAAACCTGGATATTGATGTTTATAGGTATAGCAGCTTCAGTATTTCTGCATTATGAACTCCGTAAAATAATGGTCTCTCATAAAGTAAAAAAAGCTCCGGGCATCAATGAACTAATGGGAACATTTAAAAAGTATTCGGGCTTGTTTAGTATTCTATTCTTCATTATCATGTTGCGTGCTATGGTAAAAACCTCCCTTACAACCTTTTTAACTATTTACCTTACAGAAAATGGCCGCACTCTACTCCTTGCCGGCATAGGTCTTACCATAGTGCAGGCAGCCGGGGCTGCAGGAACTTTATTATCAGGAACCCTCTCCGACTTCATTGGGCGAAAAAAAATAATCATCATTACAACCATACTCACACCTTTATTCATGTATGGTTTCATTACAAATACCGGCTGGCTACAAACTGTTTTTCTTATATTTACTGGTTTTGTTGTTTTTGCCTCCGGCCCGGTAATTATGGCATTGATTCTAAATGTTAGCAAATCAAATCATGCATTTTTGAATAGTTTAAACATGACCATTAACTTTGCCGGTGGCTCGCTGGCAGCTTTGTTTATTGGCACAGTTTCTGATTTTACCGGTATCAATAATATTTTTTTCTATGCCTCTTTATTGGCAGCATTGGCAATACCTTTTACATTCTTTTTACCTAAAGACAACAAATAATGAACAACACATTAAAAATATGCGTCTTCTGCGGTTCACACGAAGGAACCGACTCCTTTTTCAGGGAGCAAACCCAGGCTCTTGGCGTTCTTTTGGCGAAGCAAAACTATGAACTGGTTTATGGTGGTGCAAATGTAGGGCTGATGAAAGTGCTTGCAGAAAATTTTATGCAAAACGGCGGAAATGCTACGGGCATTATTCCTGATTTCCTGGCAGAAAAACATCTGGTTCAACCGGGACTTAACAATACAATAGTAGTTGAAAGTATGCATGAAAGAAAATTCAAGATGGCCGCTCTGGCTGATGCTTTTATTGCCCTTCCCGGAGGATATGGCACTCTTGAAGAACTGTTTGAGGTAATAACAGCATCGCAGCTTTCTTTGCATAAAAAACCCATTGTATTGGGAAACTTTCATGGTTTCTATGATCAGTTGCTGGCCCATCGAGAAAATATGATCCAGAATGGATTTGTTGATTCCAGCCATCGCAACACCTTTGTGGATGCAGCAAATGCCAGAGAAATAATATTGGCCTTGCAACAATACATTGCTCCGGAAACTCCAAAATACGTAGACGAAGTTCGCAAAAAATATAATGACAAAGCATAAAGTAAATATGACAAAAACTGAATTGGCAAAAAAATACTTTTATGAAGGCTACGGTTGTGCCCAATCTGTATTGCTCGCTTTTGATTCGAAAACCCGGCTTGATCCTGTTTCTGCAATTAACATTGCTGCACCATTTAACGGAGGAATTGGTGTGGCAAATTCATTATGCGGCGCAGTAAGCGGAGGACTTATGGTTATTGGAATTATTGTAGGAGAAAACCACAAAAACATAGCCCAAAAAAACACTGTAATAAGGATAAAAAGTGATGAGTTTCTTCAAAAATTTAAAAATGTCGAAGAAACATGTAGTTGCGAGGAAATTTTAAAAAAGGCTGAAATCCGAAAAGAAAATAACCATAAAGCTTGTGGAAATGCGGTGAAAAATGCGGTGCAAATTTTAGATCAAATTTTGAACTAAACATGCACTTTACACATTATTAAAAACCACCAACACAAACTATACCTTGTTAAAACTCAACCTGGACATTGCTGCACATATTATAGGACATAGACTTTCTTTCGGTTTTGGGAGAAATCATCAATAGGCATAAATCTAACTTTAACATAAGGAAAGCTTACATATATCAAATTTTCACAACAATGCGATCATAAAATACGTAACTTAGACTAAAAATCTGAGATATGCGCATAAAAACATTACTTTCTACGGTGATATTGCTTTTTGGCTGCCTTACTCTCCAGGCCCAGAATGCAGAATTAAGTTTTGATTCACAGGACTCAAAAACTTCAGAAATCCAGGAATCACCTACCTCCAGGGCATCGAAAATTACTTTTATTGATGAGGATTTTGAAGGTGGAAGCCTTCCAACCGGATGGTCAGTCCAAAACGGAGGCTCAAGTTGGGTAATTAGCAGTGATAATTCAAATGCTTACTGGACAATTCCTGCACATACAACTTATGCTTCAATCCTTGATGTTTATGAACCCGGTTTTGATGACCGCGACAATCCTGACACATACATTGCTACACCCTCTATCGATTTTACCGGAATTAGTAGTGCCAGGCTGAGCTTTGATTGCTTCTATGAAGCAGAGTTTGCCGGGCACTGGCGAGTAAAGTTAAGTACAGATGGTGGAACAAGCTGGAGTGAGATCAGATATTTAGAAGACACTGCAGATGTATGGCAGTCGGAATTAATCGATATCAGCAGCTACATCAACAACGAACCTGATGTAAAAATTGCCTTTCATTTTAGTGATACTTCTGACAATAACTCTACTTCTCAGCCTACTGCGGGATTCGCCATTGATGATGTGCAAGTCTTTGAACCGAGTAATAATGATTTGGGTATAGAGTCCATTGAGCCAACATTTGCTGTTGAAGGATCCAGTGTTACCCCAACAATTGCATTATACAATTATGGAACAGAAGCCGAGTCGACCTGGAGTGTCACCCTAACTGACGGAGTTTCCTATAACGAAACAGTATCTGATCTGGCTACAATCAATAGTGACATGGAATACATTGCAAGCTTCCCTGACTGGTCTCCTACTGAAGGCACCTATACACTTGAAGCGATTGTTACACTGACGGGCGATAGTGATGCGACCAACGATACGCTGAGAACAACGGCAAATGTAGTGCAGCCTTTCAGCCCGAATGCACTCGCAGGTAATGGACAATCCGGTAATTATTACGAAATAACCCTCAGTGATGGCTCACTGACAAGTGTAGGTAGCATGCCAACCAGCCCCATAAATATGGGTGAAGAGTATGCAGCAGATACAACAATCTATCGGATAAATTACATCGCAGAACTGTATTCCGTTAATCCATTAAATGGAAACACAACCCTTTTAACCACGCTTAGTGGTCTTTCAGGAGGCATACCAGTTGGAATTGCATATGACTGGGATAATGACCTGATGTATATTGCATCAACCGATGGATCTTCCACCAATTATCTCTATACCATTGACCTGGATACCTACGCGCTGACACTGATTGGAAGTGACAACGCATCAATATCGGGTATGGACTTTGCCAACGATGGCAATCTTTATGCAACCGACCTTAGTGACAACCTGGTTCAAATCAGCACTACTGATGGATCAGTTACTACGATAGGCCCTATAGGACATAATGCTTCCATATACCATGATCTTTCATTTGACAGAACAAATAATCTATTGCTTACTATAGATCAAACACCTAATGGCACGAAATATGGCTATTATGACCTTTCTACAGGTGCATTCACTG is a window of Salinivirga cyanobacteriivorans DNA encoding:
- a CDS encoding AMP-dependent synthetase/ligase, coding for MQTIIDLFENSVEKYADNPFMWEKRQGKYEPTSYKETLAQVEVLANGLLSIGVKPNDHIALLSEGRNHWIVSELGILYTGAVNIPLSIKLEANEVLFRINHSESRFLVVSNQQSVKIDKIKKDFSHIEKIIYLDEKNLNTTEAISLDELLKSGKKFKEAHSNELQNRKKEIKGDHWANITYTSGTTSDPKGIILTHRNYTANVDQAYSLMDIPESYKTLLILPLDHCFAHVAGIYSFMGKGASLAMVESGKNPLQTLKNIPVNIKEIKPDLLLSVPALAKNFKKNIDAGIKAKGKTMWNLYQFALKNAYSYNKEGFNKGANGSAWRKPLVKLFDKILFEKVRAFFGGQLKFFIGGGALLDIELQRYFYAIGIPMMQGYGLSEATPIISSNALHKHKLGSSGFLVNNLELKICDDEGREVPGGEKGEIVVKGENVMYGYWKNDNATTDTIRNGWLHTGDMGYIDKDNFLYVLGRFKSLLISNDGEKYSPEAIEEALTEKTIYIDQVVLHNNQNPYTIGLIYPNYEAIKSALRNDNLSINHEKGKKQALQLIQSEINHFRKGGRFEGEFPERWLPSAIAVLEEGFNEQNKMMNSTMKIVRGKVTDYYRERIDYLYNKNGKDITNEINMKALEKISQN
- a CDS encoding ATP-dependent DNA helicase, with protein sequence MIERQLSSLIIKELGFEPTNDQLQASSVTSTFLVDYDKNDLRERVLMIRGYAGTGKTSLIGALVRVLDKYKKRSVLLAPTGRAAKVFSFYAKKQASTIHKKIYRQQSGKEFNSPFSVDRNLHKHTIFIVDEASMIGDQANSENMFGSGNLLADLLRYVYSGEACQLILVGDVAQLPPVGLTLSPALRETVISEFGKDVRVCTLREVIRQTRESGILLNATRIRTQLAEKKYEIPRFKIDGLPDIERLSGNDFVEVLQDAYQKKGLHNVAVVTRSNKQANMYNQGIRNQVLWYESELTPDDRLMVVKNNYYWARDFDNTDFIANGDFIKIIAIKKYEEKYGFRFADVTIMPEDYTDTEIDVKIILDALISEAPNLNGQQNKDLFYSIEGEYSQIKSKKKRFEAIREDPYYNALQVKYAYAFTCHKSQGGQWDTVFVDPGYFTEDMLGVDYLRWLYTAFTRAQNKLYLVNFKNEFFDEA
- a CDS encoding DUF3822 family protein; translated protein: MNYTVSTIEKIDERFDFNNTSKYIKSIQLSLNGFSYIATNPEESTHLALRHYDFGTEIPIKRLLDIVADLFKNEDILAGYHNHINLSYVSRPWAMVPEMLFSKNSINNLLDINYKADEFSDAAYCKIPGSNIIIASRIPTKLVNLLDDKSSKLNIIPHQAAFLYNGLQTLKHNNNERAFFMAVHDQFFELAYFKENEIKFYNNFPYNQYADVLYYTLAAMEKLEVNPAHSSLFLQGNDLVKEIIPNEIKKHIKNVYLDNQLYKEQYTYHFDQLPMYKYKLLTGIYRCGS
- a CDS encoding RsmD family RNA methyltransferase; amino-acid sequence: MRIISGTHKGKQIKLPPNLKARPTTDQAREGLFNILSNRFDFDKIKIADLFGGTGAISFEFASRGVKEIFCIEIAPAHFRFINKNTKELGFGAIKTFRTNAFNAIQKLPKKHFDLIFADPPFDLPNKSKIIEDVMEASVLNNGILILEHSDKENFNQSTYFIEQRNYGKVCFSFFKDISQ
- a CDS encoding MFS transporter, giving the protein MGLLKRKRKRIFTIALSHYIHDVYSAFFAPVLPLLIEKLGLSYTSVGILQVLQRSPSFLMPFIGILAERVALRYFVIWSPAISAITMSMLGVVPNIWLLVLILVIMGSSSALYHVPAPVMLKQITTYRIGFATSMYMVAGELARTSGPMIILGTISLVSFGKTWILMFIGIAASVFLHYELRKIMVSHKVKKAPGINELMGTFKKYSGLFSILFFIIMLRAMVKTSLTTFLTIYLTENGRTLLLAGIGLTIVQAAGAAGTLLSGTLSDFIGRKKIIIITTILTPLFMYGFITNTGWLQTVFLIFTGFVVFASGPVIMALILNVSKSNHAFLNSLNMTINFAGGSLAALFIGTVSDFTGINNIFFYASLLAALAIPFTFFLPKDNK
- a CDS encoding TIGR00730 family Rossman fold protein — encoded protein: MNNTLKICVFCGSHEGTDSFFREQTQALGVLLAKQNYELVYGGANVGLMKVLAENFMQNGGNATGIIPDFLAEKHLVQPGLNNTIVVESMHERKFKMAALADAFIALPGGYGTLEELFEVITASQLSLHKKPIVLGNFHGFYDQLLAHRENMIQNGFVDSSHRNTFVDAANAREIILALQQYIAPETPKYVDEVRKKYNDKA
- a CDS encoding C-GCAxxG-C-C family protein, which gives rise to MTKTELAKKYFYEGYGCAQSVLLAFDSKTRLDPVSAINIAAPFNGGIGVANSLCGAVSGGLMVIGIIVGENHKNIAQKNTVIRIKSDEFLQKFKNVEETCSCEEILKKAEIRKENNHKACGNAVKNAVQILDQILN